One Homo sapiens chromosome 13, GRCh38.p14 Primary Assembly genomic window carries:
- the DCLK1 gene encoding serine/threonine-protein kinase DCLK1 isoform 4 (isoform 4 is encoded by transcript variant 4), whose product MLELIEVNGTPGSQLSTPRSGKSPSPSPTSPGSLRKQRDLYRPLSSDDLDSVGDSV is encoded by the exons ATGTTAGAACTCATAGAAG ttAATGGAACCCCTGGTAGTCAGCTCTCTACTCCGCGCTCAGGCAAGTCGCCAAGCCCATCACCCACCAGCCCAGGAAGCCTGCGGAAGCAGAGG GACCTGTACCGCCCCCTCTCTTCGGATGACTTGGATTCAGTAGGAGACTCAGTGTAA